Proteins from a single region of Candidatus Eisenbacteria bacterium:
- a CDS encoding divalent metal cation transporter: MYWISKSIHILNRFRRQLIIFLSVLGPGIIVMVADNDAGGISTYAVTGSKYGFSLLWMFVFLVPMAFYVQEMTVRVGAVTKRGHAEAIFDGFGPFWGWFSIVDLAIINWLTLITEYIGMTAAMSLLGVPPWITFTLVTIILLAIVVSGRYWTFEKLALFFCIFNFVYIPAAFWAMKTPTAPSWGHAFRDLFSPHLSLVFNGDLIFIIMANIGTTIAPWMIFFQQSAVVDKGLDVHDIKFGRLDTLIGCFLTCTVAVFIIIATGAVFYYHRPPITIQDAKQTAEAIVPLLPSGYGEVARKLFAIGLFDAGFLGALCISLSSSWAVGEVCGWSHSLNYKVREAPWFYTIYVLMLVTSGMIVLIPGAPLVTITMFVQVVAVTLLPASLVFLLIILNDESCMGEHTSTTWENVANWTIVIIVIFMSTLLAINTLFPGLFR; this comes from the coding sequence ATGTACTGGATCAGCAAGAGCATTCATATTCTGAACCGCTTTCGGCGGCAGCTGATCATCTTTCTGTCCGTCCTCGGCCCCGGGATCATTGTCATGGTTGCGGACAATGATGCGGGCGGCATATCCACCTACGCTGTCACGGGTTCGAAATATGGTTTCTCGCTTCTTTGGATGTTTGTTTTTCTTGTCCCGATGGCCTTCTACGTGCAGGAAATGACAGTCCGTGTTGGGGCCGTCACGAAACGCGGTCATGCGGAAGCCATATTTGACGGTTTCGGGCCTTTCTGGGGATGGTTTTCTATTGTTGACCTGGCCATTATCAACTGGCTGACCTTGATTACTGAGTACATCGGAATGACCGCGGCGATGAGTCTCCTCGGAGTCCCACCCTGGATCACCTTCACCCTGGTGACAATCATCCTTCTTGCCATTGTCGTATCAGGGCGATACTGGACATTCGAGAAGCTCGCTCTCTTCTTCTGCATTTTCAATTTTGTCTATATCCCTGCCGCGTTTTGGGCCATGAAGACTCCCACGGCACCGAGCTGGGGGCACGCGTTCCGGGATCTTTTCTCGCCGCACCTGTCACTGGTTTTCAACGGAGATCTCATTTTCATCATAATGGCAAACATCGGCACGACCATAGCCCCGTGGATGATCTTCTTTCAGCAGAGTGCCGTTGTGGATAAAGGTCTGGATGTTCACGACATCAAGTTCGGGCGGTTGGACACGCTAATCGGTTGCTTTCTAACGTGCACTGTGGCCGTTTTCATCATCATCGCCACGGGTGCTGTATTCTATTACCATCGTCCGCCCATTACGATTCAAGATGCAAAACAGACAGCCGAGGCCATCGTACCGCTCTTGCCATCAGGATACGGAGAGGTAGCGCGGAAGCTCTTCGCCATAGGGCTCTTCGACGCCGGATTCCTCGGGGCGCTGTGCATCTCCCTGTCTTCATCATGGGCAGTGGGGGAGGTGTGCGGATGGTCGCACTCGCTGAACTACAAGGTTAGGGAGGCGCCTTGGTTTTACACGATTTACGTGTTGATGCTTGTCACCTCTGGTATGATCGTCCTGATCCCGGGTGCTCCGCTTGTCACGATCACGATGTTTGTACAGGTTGTGGCAGTGACGCTTTTACCCGCATCACTTGTTTTTCTGCTCATAATCCTGAACGATGAGTCCTGTATGGGTGAACACACAAGCACCACCTGGGAGAATGTAGCGAACTGGACGATCGTTATTATTGTCATTTTCATGTCAACACTTCTGGCCATCAACACCCTTTTTCCGGGTCTCTTCAGATGA
- a CDS encoding CBS domain-containing protein, which yields MMTPSTDAAKTPNMPAGKEEFRFLYFSGLIKRPICAGKIKNRIGKLTDLVFAQAEPYPEATGIYIEHGWGKPTEFVPWGKVLRIEDDAIFVQPTEDGQMYPPFVDQPGWMLLDKHLMGRTILDMDGRRIEVVNDVHLLESKGRLVMVHVDISFNGFLRRWKLGGIRWIKDQLISWKYVQPLSVEDAVATDTVSLSVTRKQMRDLPSEDLADALEQLSGEEQQALFSALDSEKAAEALVEAEPRAQRQIIANLRKEKASTILSEMTIPQLADLFSVLPHEQMTNMMGLLGPEQSERVRAVLSEREAKAKDIMSASFMTAHKDDKVGEVLERIRHSPVEPEAIAYIYVVDPEAKTLVGVVDLRELLLSSDDLRLGEITISPVVVAEADDIREDLAEMFAKYHYRMIPVVDEHDHMLGVVHHNDIA from the coding sequence ATGATGACACCTTCTACCGATGCCGCCAAAACGCCCAATATGCCTGCCGGCAAGGAGGAGTTTCGGTTCCTGTATTTCTCGGGATTGATCAAACGCCCGATCTGTGCAGGGAAGATCAAGAATCGAATCGGGAAACTGACCGATCTGGTCTTCGCGCAGGCCGAGCCGTACCCGGAGGCGACAGGAATTTATATCGAGCACGGATGGGGCAAACCAACCGAGTTCGTCCCATGGGGAAAGGTCCTGAGAATTGAAGATGATGCCATTTTCGTCCAACCCACCGAAGACGGACAGATGTACCCTCCATTCGTCGATCAACCTGGCTGGATGCTCCTGGACAAGCATCTGATGGGGCGCACCATTCTGGACATGGATGGACGGCGTATAGAAGTTGTGAACGACGTACATCTTCTGGAATCCAAGGGCCGGCTGGTAATGGTCCACGTTGACATTTCCTTCAACGGTTTCTTGCGCAGATGGAAATTGGGTGGGATTCGCTGGATCAAAGACCAGCTTATCTCCTGGAAATATGTTCAGCCGCTTTCTGTTGAAGACGCCGTTGCCACGGACACGGTTTCGCTCTCCGTAACCCGGAAGCAAATGCGCGACTTGCCCAGCGAGGATCTGGCCGATGCCCTTGAACAATTATCCGGAGAAGAGCAGCAGGCTCTCTTCTCGGCCCTCGATTCGGAAAAAGCTGCGGAGGCCCTGGTGGAGGCAGAACCTAGGGCGCAGCGGCAGATTATTGCGAATCTGCGAAAGGAAAAAGCCAGCACGATTCTGTCCGAGATGACCATCCCTCAACTGGCAGACCTCTTTTCTGTTTTGCCTCATGAGCAGATGACAAACATGATGGGGTTGCTTGGTCCGGAGCAGAGTGAGCGCGTGCGTGCCGTTCTCTCGGAACGGGAGGCGAAGGCGAAGGACATTATGTCAGCGAGTTTCATGACAGCGCACAAGGATGATAAAGTTGGAGAGGTCCTTGAAAGAATAAGGCATTCTCCCGTCGAACCTGAGGCTATCGCCTACATATATGTAGTGGACCCGGAAGCCAAGACTCTCGTCGGAGTGGTGGACTTGCGTGAACTGCTGCTTTCTTCGGATGACTTGCGGTTGGGAGAGATAACGATCTCACCCGTGGTTGTCGCAGAGGCAGACGATATACGTGAGGACCTTGCTGAAATGTTCGCCAAGTATCATTATAGAATGATTCCTGTCGTGGATGAACATGACCATATGTTGGGAGTTGTTCACCACAACGATATTGCGTGA